The following are encoded together in the Clostridium sp. BJN0013 genome:
- a CDS encoding cation diffusion facilitator family transporter — MKEKVKVARLSILSNTGLIGMKLVVGLSTGSVSIISEAIHSTMDLAASIIAFFSVKISSKPADRQHPYGHGKFENVSGVLEAVLIFIASLWIIIESTKKLVNGQEVISSNIGFIVMFLSAGINYLVSKKLYSTSKKVDSIALEADALHLKTDVYTSLGVGLGLFFIWITDLHFLDPLIAIFVALFILKEAFVLLKVAFDPLVDVKLCDREIEIITTILNRYNFGYCDFHKLRTRKSGDKRYVDLHLVFPQNMSVKNAHNICDKIETEIEHSLKNTECMIHLESCNNNCKNCSFYKTVECKTDRN, encoded by the coding sequence GTGAAAGAAAAAGTAAAAGTGGCTAGGCTTTCTATTTTATCAAATACCGGATTAATTGGTATGAAATTAGTAGTAGGATTATCCACCGGTTCGGTTAGTATTATATCAGAAGCCATACACTCTACTATGGATTTAGCTGCATCCATAATAGCATTTTTTTCTGTGAAAATATCATCTAAACCTGCAGATAGACAGCACCCCTACGGACATGGTAAATTTGAAAATGTATCTGGTGTATTAGAGGCAGTACTGATATTTATAGCATCTTTGTGGATAATAATAGAATCTACTAAAAAATTAGTAAATGGACAGGAGGTTATTTCATCAAATATAGGTTTTATAGTTATGTTTTTATCTGCAGGTATAAATTATCTAGTATCTAAAAAATTATATAGCACATCAAAAAAAGTGGATTCCATAGCACTAGAGGCAGATGCTCTTCATCTTAAAACTGATGTATATACTTCTTTAGGAGTAGGCTTGGGATTATTTTTTATATGGATTACAGATCTTCACTTTTTAGATCCGCTAATAGCTATATTCGTAGCTTTATTTATTTTGAAAGAGGCCTTTGTCCTGCTAAAAGTTGCATTTGACCCTTTAGTAGATGTAAAGTTATGTGATAGGGAAATTGAAATCATAACCACAATTTTAAATAGATACAACTTCGGATACTGTGATTTCCACAAGTTAAGAACTAGAAAATCAGGAGATAAGCGATATGTAGATCTTCATCTGGTATTTCCACAAAATATGTCTGTAAAAAATGCCCATAATATTTGTGATAAAATAGAAACAGAAATAGAACATTCTTTAAAAAATACAGAATGTATGATTCACTTAGAATCCTGTAATAATAATTGTAAAAACTGTTCTTTTTATAAAACAGTAGAATGTAAAACAGATAGGAATTAA
- a CDS encoding ABC transporter substrate-binding protein has protein sequence MVYKNKSIAILLIIICAFNLYACGRKEESSKNEQINLYIGVKDKESLNIIKFLTDEYKKENPKTQLDINNAIGGKIEEDISESKDIDVVFTSRNDMLKLVRKSLLSNMWNLYEKNNLSNRYYTVAKSYGRFNDRYYGISIIPYTVEIIFNKEAFNKLNLKVPSTISEVETTLKSLNSSSQRVPVVLNEGMDINNTIFSIILNNMIPMRKLENIYDSSPSEYKQLSQVQKSFDVLEDLVKGGYIDEDTFEIGNESTIEKFNRNDIPMIIASSYYANKFDNPNVECLRSYDLEGKNKLKVPIMSDVIVSIPMNSENRDVVDDFVKFIFSDGIQKKLSGKGFVTANKNANTSREGVKKTVVEHLQNSTEDNISFIYNIPENFTNNISSKIDSILSGKYTDNEWNEVVDESY, from the coding sequence ATGGTTTATAAGAATAAGAGCATAGCGATTTTATTAATTATAATATGTGCATTTAATTTATATGCCTGTGGTAGAAAAGAAGAATCTTCAAAAAATGAACAGATAAATTTATATATAGGTGTAAAAGATAAGGAATCTTTAAATATAATAAAGTTTTTAACAGATGAATATAAAAAGGAAAATCCTAAAACTCAACTTGATATAAATAACGCCATAGGGGGTAAAATAGAAGAGGACATAAGTGAAAGTAAGGATATAGATGTTGTATTTACTTCTAGAAATGATATGTTGAAATTAGTTAGAAAAAGTCTTTTATCTAATATGTGGAATTTATATGAAAAAAATAATTTAAGTAATAGATATTATACTGTAGCAAAATCCTATGGTCGGTTTAATGATAGATATTATGGAATTTCTATTATTCCCTATACAGTAGAGATAATATTTAATAAAGAAGCTTTTAATAAATTAAATTTAAAGGTACCAAGTACAATAAGTGAAGTAGAGACAACTTTAAAATCCCTTAATTCTTCATCACAGAGAGTGCCTGTAGTATTAAATGAAGGAATGGATATAAATAATACCATATTTTCTATTATATTAAATAATATGATTCCAATGAGAAAACTTGAAAATATATATGATAGTAGTCCTTCAGAATATAAACAATTAAGTCAGGTTCAAAAAAGTTTTGATGTTCTGGAAGATCTAGTAAAAGGTGGATATATAGATGAAGATACTTTTGAAATAGGTAATGAGAGTACTATAGAGAAATTTAATAGAAATGATATTCCGATGATTATAGCATCTTCTTATTATGCAAATAAGTTTGACAATCCTAATGTAGAATGTTTAAGGTCTTATGATCTAGAAGGCAAGAATAAATTAAAAGTTCCAATTATGTCAGATGTTATAGTAAGTATTCCTATGAATAGTGAAAATAGAGATGTAGTAGATGATTTTGTAAAGTTCATATTTAGTGATGGTATTCAAAAAAAGCTATCTGGCAAAGGATTTGTGACAGCCAACAAAAATGCCAATACTTCTAGAGAAGGAGTTAAAAAAACTGTAGTAGAACATTTACAAAATAGTACAGAAGATAATATTAGTTTTATATATAACATACCAGAAAATTTCACAAATAATATATCTTCTAAAATAGACAGTATACTTTCAGGAAAATATACTGATAATGAGTGGAATGAAGTGGTGGATGAATCTTATTAG
- a CDS encoding FAD:protein FMN transferase: MTYKKNICMIFTAIMVVCVIFLCSCVNNYSSVEPISKTEYMLGTICTITVYDDKREAVIDAAFNRIKEIENKMSVNKSGTELDAVADYAGKNFVKVSDDTFYVLKKGKYYSQKSSGAFDITIGPLVKLWGIGTDHARLPSQQEINEKKVLVNYEDLILDEENKKVMLAKSGMSLDLGGIAKGYSADEAARILKEKGVKHAIINLGGNVVVINNNINGKPWNIGIQNPFEATGKEVGTIKVTNKTVVTSGIYERYLEENGKKYHHILNPFTGYPMDNNLASVTLVTNVSIDADAMTKNIFYLGVDKGMKYVKTIQGLDAIFITKNKEIYITDGLKNNFNVDDSSFKLMNIK; the protein is encoded by the coding sequence ATGACCTATAAAAAAAATATATGTATGATTTTCACTGCAATCATGGTGGTTTGCGTAATTTTTTTGTGCTCATGTGTGAATAATTATTCTTCTGTAGAACCCATTTCAAAAACTGAATACATGTTAGGTACTATATGTACTATAACTGTTTATGATGATAAAAGGGAGGCAGTTATAGATGCAGCTTTTAATAGAATTAAAGAAATTGAGAATAAGATGAGTGTGAATAAATCTGGTACGGAATTAGATGCAGTAGCAGATTATGCCGGTAAAAATTTTGTTAAAGTATCAGACGATACTTTCTATGTCTTAAAAAAAGGGAAGTACTATTCACAGAAATCATCAGGAGCTTTTGACATAACTATTGGACCTTTGGTAAAACTTTGGGGAATAGGCACAGACCACGCTAGACTTCCATCCCAACAGGAGATCAATGAAAAAAAAGTATTAGTCAACTATGAGGATCTTATATTAGATGAAGAAAATAAGAAGGTAATGTTGGCTAAATCAGGAATGTCTTTAGATTTAGGAGGGATAGCTAAAGGATATTCGGCAGACGAAGCTGCCAGAATATTAAAAGAAAAAGGGGTTAAGCATGCTATTATAAATTTAGGAGGAAATGTAGTGGTTATAAATAATAATATAAATGGCAAACCCTGGAATATAGGAATACAGAATCCTTTTGAAGCTACAGGGAAAGAAGTGGGAACTATAAAAGTTACTAATAAGACTGTAGTGACTTCAGGCATATATGAAAGATATCTGGAGGAGAATGGTAAAAAATATCATCACATATTAAATCCATTTACGGGGTATCCTATGGATAATAACCTGGCGAGTGTTACTCTAGTTACCAATGTTTCTATAGATGCAGATGCCATGACCAAAAACATATTTTATCTAGGAGTAGATAAGGGAATGAAGTATGTGAAAACAATACAAGGTTTAGATGCCATATTTATAACTAAAAATAAAGAAATATATATTACAGATGGATTAAAAAACAATTTTAATGTGGATGATTCCAGTTTTAAATTGATGAATATTAAATAA
- a CDS encoding Fur family transcriptional regulator — MNNLTSIFREKKLKLTPQRIAVYKYLQSTKEHPSAETIYKTLQVNYPTMSLATIYKALKTLVEVNLIQEINVGEGNFRYDGNTSPHSHIQCLCCGKVNDVEGVCFTSLNDKIKDCVDYEVISNQVYFYGICKDCGKNKTHQ, encoded by the coding sequence ATGAATAACTTAACTTCTATATTTAGAGAAAAAAAACTGAAACTTACTCCTCAGAGAATTGCAGTATATAAGTATCTACAATCTACTAAAGAACATCCATCTGCTGAGACCATATATAAAACCCTTCAGGTAAACTACCCTACTATGAGCCTGGCAACTATATACAAAGCATTAAAAACGCTAGTTGAGGTAAATTTAATTCAGGAAATCAATGTAGGTGAAGGGAACTTCAGATATGATGGAAATACTTCTCCTCACTCTCATATACAGTGCTTATGCTGCGGAAAAGTCAATGATGTAGAAGGAGTTTGTTTTACAAGTTTAAACGACAAAATTAAAGATTGTGTTGATTATGAGGTAATAAGCAACCAAGTTTATTTTTATGGAATATGTAAAGATTGCGGCAAAAATAAAACCCATCAATAA
- the lon gene encoding endopeptidase La, with the protein MDKNFKELPLIPLRGITIFPYMVLHFDVGREKSILALEKAMLEEQKVFLTAQRRAKTEEPGKEDIFETGTICNIKQILKLPGDTVRVLVEGETRALLKEYISEEPFFKVKVEVLEDEEDYNEDKDCEALVRAIKKNFNEYVKLSGNIPAETIMTLDEIDNAGRLADTISSYLMLKQEKKQELLECYEIEKRLQKVLAVLANEIEILKLERKIGIKVKNKIDKVQKDYYLREQLKAIQEELGEDDENKKEIKRYKNKISKAKLPKSVKDKALYELDRLKNTGAYSAEGGVIRTYLDWILELPWNIQTKDNLNIKSVREILEKEHYGLKDVKDRIIEYLSVKKMSKSLKGPILCLMGPPGVGKTSIAKSIAHALNRNFVRMSLGGVRDEAEIRGHRKTYVGAIPGRIIYGMKQAKSKNPLFLLDEIDKMSNDFRGDPADALLEVLDSEQNNSFRDHYMELDFDLSNVMFITTANTIGNIPRPLFDRMEVIEVSGYTSEEKFHICREHLIAKQLQENGIKNNEIVISDSAIYKLIDNYTRESGVRSLERKVASVIRKAVAEMVEKDKKRININLTKVKSYLGPEIYTYDKIDKEDKIGVVMGMAWTGYGGDTLPIEATIMSGNGKLELTGQLGDVMKESAKTGYSYIRANADKYGVESDFYKKYDLHIHVPEGAVPKDGPSAGVAMVTAMISALSKKKVKHNVAMTGEITLTGRVLPIGGLKEKSLAAYRAGIDTVIIPKDNEKHLLKIPNTVKNKLKYILADNIDVVLENSISNYS; encoded by the coding sequence ATGGATAAAAACTTTAAGGAGCTTCCTCTGATCCCATTAAGAGGTATTACTATATTTCCATATATGGTCTTGCATTTTGACGTAGGTAGAGAAAAATCAATACTTGCTTTAGAAAAAGCCATGCTTGAGGAACAGAAAGTGTTTTTAACTGCACAAAGGCGGGCAAAAACTGAAGAGCCAGGTAAAGAAGATATCTTTGAAACAGGTACTATTTGCAATATAAAGCAAATATTAAAATTGCCCGGTGATACAGTAAGAGTATTGGTAGAAGGTGAAACCAGGGCTTTACTTAAAGAATATATTAGTGAAGAGCCTTTTTTTAAGGTTAAAGTTGAAGTTTTAGAAGATGAAGAAGACTATAATGAAGATAAGGATTGTGAGGCACTCGTACGTGCTATAAAAAAGAACTTTAATGAATATGTAAAGTTGTCAGGCAACATACCGGCAGAAACTATAATGACATTAGATGAGATAGATAATGCTGGGAGACTGGCAGATACCATTAGTTCTTATTTGATGTTAAAGCAAGAAAAGAAACAGGAACTTCTTGAATGTTATGAAATAGAAAAAAGACTTCAAAAAGTGCTTGCAGTGTTGGCAAATGAAATAGAAATTTTGAAATTAGAAAGAAAAATAGGAATTAAAGTAAAAAATAAAATAGATAAGGTGCAAAAAGATTATTATTTGAGAGAGCAGTTAAAGGCAATACAGGAAGAGTTAGGGGAAGATGATGAGAATAAAAAAGAAATAAAAAGATATAAAAATAAAATAAGTAAGGCTAAGCTTCCTAAATCCGTCAAAGATAAAGCACTGTATGAATTGGACAGATTGAAAAATACAGGGGCATATTCAGCAGAGGGGGGAGTAATAAGAACGTATTTGGATTGGATATTAGAACTTCCCTGGAATATTCAGACTAAAGACAATTTAAATATAAAGTCTGTTAGAGAGATACTTGAAAAAGAGCATTATGGTTTAAAAGATGTGAAAGATAGAATAATTGAATATTTATCAGTTAAAAAGATGAGTAAATCTCTCAAAGGTCCTATACTCTGTCTTATGGGACCTCCGGGAGTGGGGAAAACTTCCATAGCTAAATCCATAGCACATGCTTTAAATAGAAATTTTGTTAGAATGTCTTTGGGAGGAGTAAGAGATGAAGCGGAAATAAGAGGGCATAGAAAGACCTATGTGGGAGCTATTCCAGGAAGAATAATATATGGTATGAAACAGGCAAAGTCTAAAAATCCTTTATTTTTACTGGATGAAATAGATAAAATGAGTAATGATTTCAGAGGAGATCCTGCAGATGCTCTTTTAGAAGTATTAGATAGTGAACAAAATAATTCCTTTAGAGATCACTACATGGAGCTTGATTTTGATCTGTCAAATGTTATGTTTATAACTACGGCAAATACCATAGGCAATATACCTAGACCACTTTTTGACAGAATGGAAGTTATAGAAGTATCTGGGTATACCAGTGAAGAAAAATTTCATATATGCAGAGAACATTTAATAGCTAAACAATTACAGGAAAATGGCATAAAAAATAATGAGATTGTAATATCGGATTCAGCTATATATAAGCTAATAGATAATTATACTAGAGAATCTGGAGTGAGAAGTCTGGAGAGAAAGGTTGCTTCTGTTATAAGAAAAGCAGTAGCTGAGATGGTGGAAAAGGATAAAAAGAGAATTAATATTAATTTGACTAAAGTAAAATCTTATCTTGGACCTGAAATATATACGTATGACAAAATTGACAAAGAGGATAAAATAGGTGTAGTAATGGGAATGGCATGGACAGGGTATGGGGGAGATACATTACCCATAGAAGCAACAATTATGTCAGGAAATGGAAAATTAGAATTGACAGGTCAACTGGGAGATGTAATGAAAGAGTCTGCTAAAACGGGATATAGTTATATAAGAGCCAATGCTGATAAATATGGGGTGGAAAGTGATTTTTACAAAAAATATGATTTACATATACATGTGCCAGAAGGAGCGGTACCAAAAGATGGACCTTCTGCCGGAGTAGCTATGGTAACGGCAATGATATCTGCCCTGAGCAAAAAGAAAGTTAAACATAATGTAGCCATGACTGGAGAAATAACATTAACAGGAAGGGTACTTCCCATAGGAGGACTTAAAGAAAAAAGCCTTGCCGCATATAGGGCAGGTATAGATACAGTTATAATACCTAAAGATAATGAAAAACACTTATTGAAAATCCCAAATACAGTTAAAAATAAATTAAAGTATATACTTGCAGATAATATAGATGTAGTACTGGAAAATTCAATTTCAAATTATAGTTAG
- the yihA gene encoding ribosome biogenesis GTP-binding protein YihA/YsxC, translating to MEIKQAEFIISAVHPEQYPKDKRIEIAFVGRSNVGKSSLINALTNRKKLVKVSGTPGKTRLINFFLINNEFYFVDLPGYGYAKVSKTEKKSWGKVVEDYLRDREQLKRVILLLDCRHKPTNDDITMYKWLKYYNYHTNIVATKVDKVSKNQLFKNLKIIKDTLKPEAEDEILTFSSLNKQGKEEFLKVLESIIDFYS from the coding sequence ATGGAAATAAAACAAGCAGAGTTTATAATTTCTGCAGTGCATCCAGAGCAATATCCTAAGGATAAAAGGATAGAAATAGCATTTGTGGGAAGGTCAAATGTGGGTAAATCTTCTCTTATAAATGCCCTCACAAATAGAAAAAAATTGGTTAAAGTAAGTGGTACACCAGGTAAAACCAGATTGATTAATTTCTTTTTAATAAACAATGAATTTTATTTTGTAGATTTACCTGGATATGGATATGCTAAAGTTTCTAAAACAGAGAAAAAGAGTTGGGGTAAAGTAGTAGAGGATTATCTTAGAGATAGGGAACAATTAAAAAGAGTAATACTACTTTTAGATTGTAGGCATAAACCAACAAATGATGACATAACTATGTATAAGTGGTTAAAGTATTATAACTATCACACCAATATTGTTGCTACTAAGGTTGATAAAGTATCTAAAAACCAACTATTCAAAAATTTAAAAATTATAAAAGATACTTTAAAGCCAGAAGCTGAAGATGAAATTTTAACTTTTTCATCTCTTAATAAGCAGGGAAAGGAAGAGTTTTTAAAAGTATTAGAATCTATAATAGATTTTTATTCCTAA
- a CDS encoding FG-GAP repeat domain-containing protein, translating into MKFRVLFLKKTHIYLVILILLFTILFILFITSKTSPTSNIISNNKNIKADFNGDGKDDILSVTRVDNNYLMEVTINNKTFSFKTDENSPIIETYSPYWPIRVTLMDVSRNKIPEIFIQGSKENKPLQRVFIFHNNNFDNVLSNSNNILGFIDCKNNKTPKVISGKIQGNTIAFSNYIFLNYKFTNYSYDTNKTFIGKDTICTFIKLIEGLPESESYKPNSIFSSDISKEDMSLIGNLSGENNSYVFQDALFKENKCDNNGNISEICWTLNFRGISNSDNSIVKNYTLDLTLTPDKNSKDNYYFRIASMYKQK; encoded by the coding sequence ATGAAATTCAGGGTACTATTTCTAAAAAAGACACATATATATCTTGTAATATTAATATTGTTATTTACAATATTATTTATACTTTTTATAACATCCAAAACTTCTCCTACATCCAATATTATTTCCAATAATAAAAATATAAAGGCAGATTTTAATGGAGACGGAAAAGATGATATATTATCTGTTACCCGGGTAGATAACAATTACTTAATGGAAGTAACAATTAACAATAAAACCTTTAGTTTTAAAACAGATGAAAATTCTCCTATAATTGAAACTTATTCTCCCTATTGGCCCATAAGAGTTACTCTTATGGACGTATCAAGAAATAAGATTCCAGAAATATTTATACAAGGTTCCAAAGAAAACAAACCATTACAACGTGTTTTTATATTCCATAATAATAATTTCGATAATGTTCTCTCTAATTCTAATAACATACTGGGATTTATAGATTGTAAAAATAATAAAACTCCAAAGGTTATATCTGGTAAAATTCAAGGAAATACCATAGCTTTTTCAAATTACATTTTTTTGAATTATAAATTTACAAATTATAGCTATGATACCAATAAAACTTTTATAGGCAAAGATACCATATGTACATTCATAAAACTCATTGAAGGTCTTCCCGAAAGTGAGTCCTATAAACCAAACAGTATATTTTCATCTGATATATCTAAAGAGGACATGTCCTTGATAGGAAATCTGTCGGGAGAAAATAATTCCTATGTATTTCAAGATGCATTGTTTAAAGAAAATAAATGTGATAATAATGGGAACATATCAGAGATCTGTTGGACGCTAAATTTCAGAGGTATATCCAATTCTGATAATAGTATAGTAAAGAACTACACATTGGATTTAACATTAACACCGGATAAAAACAGTAAAGATAATTATTATTTTAGAATTGCTTCCATGTACAAACAAAAGTAA
- a CDS encoding DUF1858 domain-containing protein — MDKINKDTTVGEVIRMNPANAQTLMNFGMGCVGCPSAQSETLREASLVHGIDLERLIKALNDSKN, encoded by the coding sequence ATGGATAAAATTAATAAGGATACTACTGTAGGTGAAGTAATAAGAATGAATCCTGCAAATGCTCAGACACTTATGAATTTTGGAATGGGATGCGTGGGTTGCCCTTCTGCACAATCTGAGACATTAAGGGAAGCTTCCCTAGTGCATGGAATAGATCTAGAGAGATTGATTAAAGCATTAAATGACAGTAAAAACTAA
- a CDS encoding helix-turn-helix transcriptional regulator, whose product MSKISNLLEMIIILQYKELTTASELSEMLKVDKKTIYRYINSLNKANIPVHTKKGRYGGFYIDKNFYMKSADLNEEELKALFMASQTFTEKTGFVYEKDLKSAVHKIKNLYINKSMNLDRIGNTGNFSINSIGNVENLEHKIYKINLSMSKGRSLNINYFSINKNDLTMRKVDPYDLIFKEGAWHIIGYCHMKNDVENFQLDRIKSLKVSNDIYMRPHTFSLKDYLNNHWGLFVEDKIKIVIRFDKEIASFIQHTKWHVNQIIDELQGGSILFSLYVDDIKDVKQWILGFGKNAEVIEPKVLRESIKLEVEELYKKYYNF is encoded by the coding sequence ATGTCTAAAATTTCTAACTTATTAGAAATGATAATAATATTACAATATAAGGAGTTAACTACAGCGTCAGAGTTATCTGAAATGTTAAAAGTAGATAAGAAGACTATCTATAGATATATAAATAGTTTAAATAAAGCCAATATACCAGTTCATACCAAGAAAGGAAGATATGGAGGATTTTACATAGATAAAAATTTTTATATGAAATCTGCGGATTTAAATGAGGAAGAACTCAAAGCTCTATTCATGGCTTCACAAACGTTTACTGAGAAAACAGGATTTGTATATGAAAAGGATTTAAAAAGCGCCGTTCATAAGATAAAGAATTTGTACATAAATAAAAGCATGAATTTAGATAGAATAGGTAATACGGGAAATTTTTCTATAAATTCAATAGGCAATGTGGAAAATTTAGAACATAAGATATATAAAATTAATCTTTCCATGAGCAAAGGACGAAGTTTAAATATAAATTATTTTTCTATAAATAAAAATGACTTAACTATGAGAAAAGTGGATCCTTATGATTTAATATTTAAAGAGGGTGCCTGGCATATAATAGGATATTGTCATATGAAAAATGATGTAGAGAATTTTCAATTGGATAGGATAAAAAGTTTGAAAGTAAGTAATGATATATATATGAGACCACATACTTTTTCTTTAAAAGATTATTTAAATAATCATTGGGGATTATTTGTTGAAGATAAAATAAAAATAGTAATAAGATTTGATAAAGAAATAGCCAGTTTTATTCAACATACCAAATGGCATGTGAATCAGATTATAGATGAATTACAGGGAGGAAGTATATTATTTAGCTTATATGTAGATGATATTAAAGATGTAAAACAGTGGATACTGGGATTTGGAAAAAATGCAGAAGTAATTGAACCTAAAGTACTAAGAGAAAGTATCAAATTAGAAGTAGAAGAATTATATAAAAAATATTATAATTTTTAA
- the cobS gene encoding adenosylcobinamide-GDP ribazoletransferase, with protein MKELLNDFFLILQLLTRIPINGNLFCNKENFRRGASFMPLVGVIVGGIQWITYKLCIGIFSLNISIVIVILMGIILTGALHIDGLGDMCDGFFAFKDKDKIIEVMKDSRIGTYACLAIITDILLKYSFFCFIVPSFSLVIVIVPVIARFSIVFIAFIGKPAKSTGSGNLFIGNIGRWELFLAAFITVITLFFLMNMNFIYVIMLIFAALLMSLLINVFCNRKIGGLTGDLFGANNEIIEILTMAILCVIITR; from the coding sequence ATGAAAGAACTTTTAAATGATTTCTTTTTAATACTTCAATTATTAACTAGAATTCCAATCAACGGAAATTTATTTTGCAATAAAGAAAATTTTAGAAGAGGAGCTAGCTTTATGCCTCTTGTAGGAGTAATAGTTGGGGGAATACAATGGATTACATATAAGTTATGTATAGGTATATTTTCGCTAAATATTTCTATTGTTATTGTGATTTTAATGGGAATAATACTTACAGGTGCATTGCATATAGATGGGCTGGGGGATATGTGTGATGGTTTTTTTGCTTTTAAAGATAAAGATAAAATAATAGAAGTTATGAAAGACAGTAGAATAGGAACCTATGCCTGTTTAGCTATAATAACAGATATACTTTTAAAATATAGTTTTTTTTGTTTTATAGTACCCTCATTTTCTTTAGTAATAGTAATTGTACCTGTTATAGCTAGATTTTCAATAGTTTTTATAGCGTTTATAGGAAAACCAGCTAAAAGTACGGGTTCTGGAAATTTATTTATAGGAAATATAGGTAGGTGGGAACTTTTTCTGGCTGCTTTCATAACAGTAATTACTTTGTTCTTTTTAATGAATATGAATTTTATATATGTGATTATGCTAATATTTGCTGCACTACTTATGTCACTTTTAATTAATGTATTCTGTAATAGAAAAATAGGAGGGCTTACTGGAGATTTATTTGGAGCAAATAATGAAATAATAGAAATACTTACTATGGCCATATTATGTGTTATAATTACAAGGTAG
- a CDS encoding lysostaphin resistance A-like protein has protein sequence MPKIITQGEITMFGLEIIKNILVFMIVYIPPFLIFAKFWRERRRSNVLLVFIGILYIISSIFMENFIPFIFVFLNIKYMRHSGEFNEFDIKNFKFVKALNLTIIFYIVSIAISTVQTIILSNFKVELKHQEIVTNMVNMPLEKFLIMVPIVIIFAPVLEEFVFRWLLFKKIFSRRMGVYLAALLSSAIFAVIHFSLNAFAVILWVGLYNCYLMNKKGYWYAVFNHFIFNSITIAALLAEKLKFM, from the coding sequence ATGCCTAAAATAATAACACAAGGGGAAATAACCATGTTTGGATTAGAGATTATAAAAAATATCCTTGTATTTATGATTGTATATATACCACCTTTTCTGATATTTGCAAAGTTTTGGAGGGAAAGAAGAAGGAGCAATGTACTTCTTGTATTTATTGGAATATTATATATAATTAGTTCTATATTTATGGAGAACTTTATTCCTTTCATCTTTGTATTTTTGAATATAAAGTATATGAGACACTCTGGTGAATTTAATGAATTTGATATAAAAAATTTTAAATTTGTTAAGGCATTAAATTTGACAATTATATTTTATATAGTGAGTATTGCTATATCTACAGTTCAAACTATTATACTTTCTAACTTTAAAGTTGAATTAAAACATCAGGAAATAGTAACTAATATGGTAAATATGCCGTTAGAAAAATTTTTAATAATGGTACCTATAGTTATAATTTTTGCACCTGTACTTGAAGAATTTGTATTTCGCTGGCTTTTGTTTAAAAAGATATTTTCTAGAAGAATGGGAGTGTATCTGGCTGCACTTTTAAGTAGTGCCATATTTGCAGTAATTCACTTCAGTTTAAATGCCTTTGCAGTAATACTATGGGTTGGTTTATATAATTGTTATTTAATGAATAAGAAAGGATACTGGTATGCAGTATTTAATCACTTTATATTTAATTCTATAACCATAGCGGCACTTTTAGCAGAAAAATTAAAGTTTATGTGA